A stretch of Chitinophaga caeni DNA encodes these proteins:
- a CDS encoding sensor histidine kinase yields MPSFRYMIVFVLSCCLCGKWAHGQGLLIHNYNVKDGLTNATVFAAVQDRDGFIWFATPTGVSRFDGKRFRNYAKKDGLPDNEVVRLAADDKNRVWFFTYSGKPSFYSNNYIHNENNDSSLVYDNRGHFMLYAFEDAAKVVWFQTSNNTVTRYNGRKAINDDRFSAINLFYWLKNDSIFKPLQPYYNIANLNELVVPSNKLNIYHSIAPMTAQLATLIRSKSILINGNDLYTYNEKSIIPFLSGENIGIAEDISTVCVVGDHLWIGTQRALYMVKNFFKGERKVTRLLENHYVTSILYDREGNIWITTYGDGVYYIPHKNFYFSYLDNTNGLYSHSVFSVFKNSRISDLLLVGQNAGILNTIDNRGVSKQFNLDSSGIRNSILSILQYKNNEVVISTDNGVFSFLLDQQKPRLLESIKAVRDIDVSKSGKLRIATYNRVVTVPGGIQDIAPADILITSISSVGDSAYFVGSNNGLYEGREGAPFISLSATDSLLKHSIKDLKWVGDKLFIGTSDNGICVMQNRKVIKQFTTKDGLTSDICQQLYYDGKDKLYVATNKGVSVIDVNKLEFITKITSNDGLMSDDVRNVCKSGDTLFIATSNGLCYFREDNIPVDSVPPKIYLDVIRYGDSTYYMHQSSFEHLFERKGSFEVEFGAIAFDLPDLVEYQYNFSNDSARGWVTTKSNIIPYPNLQPGNYQLLIRAKKYKSEWGKPLVLSIIIRPQWYQQWWARGILLVLGLLLVTLILRFIITRIKAAEKRKTEYNRRIAELEAKALTNQMNPHFIFNSLNSVQHLILEKEEKQALNFLADFATLMRQMLNNSRKSYISLDDEITFLTRYLELEKIRFASSFMYRFELEPALKDHTVYIPPMLIQPIIENAIKHGLAPKNGSGQLDVKFWMKEDILYCTVEDDGIGWDRSNSIKTGKLMKHESTALSVIKERLQIIKSFNGSVGKLEIIDKFNSGFSSKDGTLVEILIPIVKML; encoded by the coding sequence ATGCCATCATTTCGCTATATGATCGTCTTTGTCTTGAGCTGTTGCTTGTGCGGCAAGTGGGCTCATGGACAGGGGCTATTGATCCATAATTACAATGTGAAAGATGGTCTTACCAATGCCACGGTTTTTGCTGCTGTACAAGATCGCGATGGCTTTATCTGGTTTGCAACCCCGACGGGTGTGAGCCGATTCGATGGCAAACGCTTCCGCAATTATGCCAAGAAGGACGGGTTGCCCGATAACGAGGTTGTCCGTTTGGCTGCTGATGATAAAAACCGCGTTTGGTTCTTTACATACAGTGGGAAACCATCTTTTTATAGCAATAATTATATCCATAATGAGAATAATGATAGCTCCCTAGTGTACGACAACAGGGGGCATTTCATGTTGTATGCTTTCGAGGATGCTGCGAAGGTGGTATGGTTTCAAACGTCCAATAATACCGTTACCCGTTATAACGGCCGCAAAGCCATTAACGATGATCGTTTCAGCGCCATAAACTTATTTTATTGGCTCAAGAACGATTCGATCTTCAAACCGCTGCAACCTTATTATAATATCGCGAATCTTAACGAATTAGTCGTTCCATCGAATAAACTAAATATTTACCATTCCATTGCCCCGATGACTGCCCAGCTGGCAACGCTGATCCGCTCTAAATCGATCTTGATCAACGGCAACGACTTGTATACTTATAACGAGAAGTCGATCATCCCGTTTCTTTCAGGAGAGAATATCGGGATAGCGGAAGATATCAGTACCGTGTGCGTGGTAGGCGACCATCTATGGATCGGTACGCAAAGGGCCTTGTACATGGTAAAGAATTTCTTTAAAGGGGAAAGGAAGGTTACCCGTTTATTGGAAAATCATTACGTAACCTCCATATTATACGACAGGGAAGGCAATATTTGGATTACCACCTACGGCGATGGCGTTTATTATATACCTCATAAAAATTTCTACTTCAGCTACCTCGATAATACCAACGGTTTATATTCCCATTCTGTTTTCAGCGTATTTAAAAATAGCAGGATTTCCGACCTGCTGCTTGTCGGGCAGAACGCGGGGATACTTAACACGATCGATAACCGCGGTGTCTCGAAGCAATTTAACTTGGATTCTTCGGGCATCCGTAATAGCATTTTAAGCATATTACAATATAAAAATAACGAAGTTGTAATCAGTACCGACAACGGCGTGTTCAGTTTCCTGCTGGATCAACAGAAACCACGCCTGCTGGAATCTATAAAAGCTGTTCGCGATATCGATGTCAGTAAATCCGGCAAACTTAGGATTGCAACGTACAACAGGGTGGTAACCGTCCCCGGCGGTATCCAGGATATAGCCCCGGCCGATATCCTGATTACCTCTATATCATCGGTAGGTGATTCGGCATATTTTGTAGGGAGTAACAACGGCTTGTACGAAGGTAGGGAAGGTGCTCCCTTTATAAGTTTATCAGCAACGGATAGTTTGCTCAAACATAGTATCAAGGATTTAAAATGGGTGGGCGATAAATTATTTATCGGCACCAGTGACAACGGTATCTGCGTAATGCAGAACCGGAAGGTAATCAAGCAATTTACCACGAAAGATGGATTAACGAGCGATATCTGTCAACAGCTTTATTACGACGGGAAAGATAAGTTGTATGTAGCTACCAATAAAGGGGTATCGGTAATTGATGTCAACAAGTTGGAATTTATTACGAAAATAACCTCCAATGATGGTTTGATGAGTGATGATGTACGGAATGTATGCAAGTCGGGCGATACGTTATTTATAGCGACTTCTAACGGGCTTTGTTATTTCCGCGAAGACAACATCCCGGTAGATTCCGTACCGCCTAAAATTTACCTCGATGTAATCCGCTATGGCGACAGCACCTATTATATGCACCAATCCAGTTTTGAGCATCTTTTTGAACGGAAAGGATCTTTTGAAGTGGAATTTGGCGCGATTGCCTTCGATTTGCCGGACCTGGTAGAATATCAATATAACTTTTCCAACGATTCTGCCCGTGGGTGGGTAACTACTAAATCAAATATAATCCCTTACCCGAACCTGCAACCGGGTAATTACCAATTATTGATCCGGGCGAAGAAGTATAAAAGCGAATGGGGAAAGCCGTTGGTATTGTCAATTATCATCCGGCCCCAGTGGTACCAGCAATGGTGGGCGCGGGGAATACTTTTGGTGCTGGGATTATTGCTCGTGACCTTGATTTTACGGTTTATTATTACCCGTATCAAGGCAGCCGAAAAGCGTAAAACAGAGTACAACAGGCGGATAGCGGAATTGGAAGCAAAAGCGTTGACCAATCAAATGAACCCGCATTTTATTTTTAATTCCTTAAATTCGGTGCAGCATTTGATCCTGGAAAAGGAAGAAAAGCAGGCTTTGAATTTTTTAGCGGATTTTGCTACCTTAATGCGGCAAATGCTCAATAATTCCCGGAAATCGTATATTTCGTTGGATGACGAGATCACTTTTCTTACCCGGTACTTGGAATTGGAAAAAATCAGGTTTGCCAGTTCTTTCATGTACCGATTTGAATTGGAGCCGGCATTGAAAGACCATACAGTTTATATTCCGCCCATGCTGATACAACCAATTATCGAGAATGCCATAAAACATGGGTTAGCTCCCAAGAACGGCAGCGGGCAACTGGATGTAAAATTTTGGATGAAAGAAGACATATTATATTGCACGGTAGAAGACGATGGTATCGGTTGGGATCGCTCCAACAGTATCAAGACTGGTAAGCTAATGAAGCACGAATCGACGGCATTAAGCGTGATCAAGGAAAGGTTGCAGATTATAAAATCTTTTAATGGAAGTGTTGGAAAATTGGAAATAATTGATAAATTTAACTCTGGATTCAGCAGCAAGGATGGTACCTTGGTTGAAATCCTAATTCCCATTGTAAAGATG